The proteins below come from a single Drosophila suzukii chromosome X, CBGP_Dsuzu_IsoJpt1.0, whole genome shotgun sequence genomic window:
- the Seipin gene encoding seipin, whose translation MNFLLRFVVFCLDPLGLGRRFLIRPTLNLAWNVYDRLRSKADEKVGTVRELVLRLGLIAFAVVLIIWLAVFMYAAFYYVFMPAISHTRPVHMQFKTCLETSTPCTFPHAHVSLTKKQQLLMVGQTYKVIVNIDMPESPQNLELGMFMVCAEMRDYDSMLRGHSCRSAMMRYRSPLIRMISTWALSPLYVLGWKEEFQQVPVEIFSRYLEERQHPITDVYVEIQSQKIQFYTVTLHIVADFTGLRYIMFNWPVLSAIVAISTNLFFILVIFLLSWYHWSDAKWLHSVQIKYARLTKSLEPGLILSKTSSLRDDDDLFAYGDKSDIADVGGDTLSDVDADDLVLVKKSGSVKDATQDSLRKRHSKKTTADH comes from the exons ATGAACTTCCTGCTGCGCTTTGTTGTTTTCTGCCTGGATCCTCTGGGCTTGGGTCGTCGCTTCCTCATCCGTCCGACCTTGAATCTCGCTTGGAACGTCTACGATCGCCTCCGCAGCAAGGCGGATGAGAAAGTAGGCACGGTGCGGGAACTGGTCCTGCGGCTAGGACTCATAGCCTTCGCCGTGGTTCTCATCATCTGGCTGGCGGTCTTCATGTACGCCGCTTTCTACTACGTCTTCATGCCGGCCATATCGCACACACGACCCGTCCACATGCAGTTCAA AACCTGCTTAGAGACCAGTACGCCCTGCACCTTTCCACATGCCCACGTCTCGCTGACGAAGAAGCAACAGCTTCTGATGGTTGGCCAGACTTATAAGGTGATCGTGAACATCGATATGCCGGAATCCCCACAGAATCTGGAACTGGGTATGTTTATGGTGTGCGCCGAGATGAGGGACTACGATTCAATGCTGAGAGGACATTCCTGCCGATCAGCAATGATGCGATATCGGTCGCCACTGATCCGCATGATCTCCACTTGGGCTTTAAGTCCGCTTTATGTGCTTGGTTGGAAGGAGGAATTCCAGCAGGTCCCGGTAGAGATATTTTCGCGGTATTTGGAGGAGCGACAGCATCCCATTACAGATGTCTATGTGGAGATACAGTCGCAAAAGATTCAGTTCTATACGGTGACACTTCATATAGTTGCCGATTTTACCGGTCTGCGGTACATTATGTTCAACTGGCCAGTGTTGTCGGCCATAGTGG cCATTAGCACCAATCTATTCTTTATACTGGTCATCTTTCTGCTCAGCTGGTACCACTGGTCCGACGCCAAGTGGTTGCACAGCGTGCAAATCAAATACGCCCGGCTCACGAAGTCGCTGGAACCCGGCCTAATCCTCTCAAAAACGAGCAGCCTTCGGGATGATGATGATTTGTTTGCTTACGGTGATAAGTCTGACATTGCAGACGTGGGTGGAGACACACTGAGCGATGTGGATGCAGATGATTTGGTGTTGGTCAAGAAATCTGGCAGTGTTAAGGATGCTACCCAGGATTCACTGCGTAAGCGTCATTCGAAAAAGACCACTGCGGACCACTAA
- the brv3 gene encoding polycystin-2-like protein 1: MIAKKAHLAMFGITVGIIIACMIMISVFAGFKHEVVKFKTMLVSMVIVLMFQYLIGDPIKFVILALDRTFWPPKMYVPPMSDEGYKHDRRDFLKQRLGSQKSNLVISSQYRNWKLNEQYKLIAHDLFTYGQYFLCLMCLVLVTRDETLYHNTRIIKDLFMFNHTDYTGLKEVYFLNQLYDFIESTLVIAFNSNSSTGTAPGWVHEEQTVLLGVIRLRQLRVIDPDIGLDAPEFSEMYYMPDWQLPYRRLHYADKYWRIYEPWIPITVSFEFLDGLLMNFDHVGYLNSYPELSGYVSLLARSTGNSMKVLDYLNEYHWLTLNTSAVFIDFTLYNVDVNLFSICTLRVEKTPFGGLVPDVQVESAKLLENVDQMPYTGLLALLIYVVVFIQFSQTLATKLWYEPRLLKSIWNKLDLFIFLVNLMVVVLVVLREALVANMMKKVEGASKMEFIDFRRPSRMHQLTTITIGFLICITTLRLWRVMQFSSVFELFTRTLYLAWAAVASTAIAIVIFLMGFCFAVVTINGNNSKNFNRFIKSMVMCMCFSFGFSAQVKPSELFHGGKWLGILLYGVLAFVIIVLLINVFVSLINDYFTIAKTMRDSETDHRINFFEFLRVEFSGFFRCIQNLPCCRRNYVRNNRTVAQNVNRKLDEMDAKKAMKQRQRRGYQVIHRESGDDAQSAYKDRGERIINVGNILSTQLTLLSMLLFNDDEEEQDQPEPQDFETDVEGGKTTEPQKNKTDNEAEA; this comes from the exons ATGATCGCGAAAAAAGCGCATTTAGCCATGTTTGGGATAACGGTCGGGATAATAATAGCCTGCATGATTATGATCTCGGTGTTTGCCGGATTCAAACATGAAGTGGTCAAATTCAAAACTATGCTGGTCAGCATGGTGATAGTGCTGATGTTCCAGTACCTGATCGGGGACCCCATCAAGTTTGTAATCCTTGCCTTAGACAGGACATTCTGGCCGCCAAAGATGTATGTACCGCCTATGAGCGATGAAGGATATAAACACGATCGCAGGGACTTCCTGAAGCAACGCCTAGGCAGCCAGAAATCTAATTTGGTGATATCATCGCAGTACAGGAACTGGAAACTCAACGAGCAGTACAAGTTGATTGCCCATGATCTTTTCACCTACGGGCAGTACTTCCTCTGCTTGATGTGCTTGGTTCTGGTTACGCGAGATGAAACACTCTATCATAATACCAGGATCATCAAGGATCTTTTTATGTTCAATCATACGGATTACACGGGTCTAAAGGAGGTATACTTTCTGAACCAGCTGTATGACTTTATTGAATCCACGCTGGTGATAGCTTTTAATTCAAATTCGAGTACTGGAACTGCACCTGGTTGGGTTCATGAGGAGCAAACGGTTCTCTTGGGAGTGATTCGATTGCGCCAGCTGCGAGTGATTGATCCGGATATCGGCTTGGATGCACCGGAGTTCTCGGAGATGTACTACATGCCTGATTGGCAATTACCGTACCGTCGACTGCACTATGCTGATAAGTATTGGCGGATCTATGAGCCCTGGATCCCCATAACGGTGAGCTTCGAGTTTCTGGACGGCCTCCTAATGAACTTTGATCATGTGGGCTACCTCAACAGTTATCCGGAGCTGTCAGGCTACGTCAGTCTGCTGGCCCGGAGCACGGGGAATAGCATGAAG GTTTTGGACTACCTTAATGAATATCACTGGCTGACCCTAAACACCTCGGCGGTGTTCATCGACTTTACTCTGTACAACGTAGATGTGAATCTGTTTAGCATTTGCACTTTGCGGGTGGAGAAGACCCCTTTTGGCGGCCTAGTGCCGGATGTTCAGGTGGAAAGCGCCAAACTCCTGGAGAACGTAGATCAGATGCCCTATACTGGGTTACTGGCCTTGCTTATATATGTGGTCGTTTTTATTCAGTTCTCCCAAACGCTGGCCACCAAACTGTGGTACGAACCGCGACTGCTAAAAAGTATTTGGAACAAACTGGACCTGTTTATCTTTTTGGTGAATCTAATGGTGGTGGTGTTGGTGGTTCTGCGCGAGGCCTTAGTAGCCAATATGATGAAGAAGGTCGAGGGTGCCAGCAAAATGGAGTTTATTGACTTTCGGCGACCATCGCGCATGCACCAGTTGACCACGATCACGATTGGTTTTTTAATATGCATAACTACACTTAGACTATGGCGCGTAATGCAGTTCTCCAGTGTTTTTGAGCTATTCACCCGGACCCTTTACTTGGCTTGGGCGGCAGTGGCCAGCACGGCCATTGCCATCGTTATATTCCTCATGGGCTTCTGCTTCGCCGTCGTCACCATAAATGGTAATAATAGCAAAAACTTTAATAGGTTTATTAAGAGCATGGTGATGTGCATGTGCTTTTCCTTTGGCTTCAGTGCCCAGGTAAAGCCATCGGAATTATTCCATGGCGGTAAGTGGTTGGGCATTCTTTTGTACGGTGTTTTGGCCTTCGTCATCATAGTGCTTCTGATTAATGTTTTTGTGTCCTTGATCAACGATTATTTCACCATTGCCAAGACCATGAGGGACTCAGAGACTGACCATCGGATTAATTTCTTTGAGTTTCTGCGAGTCGAGTTTTCGGGATTCTTTCGCTGTATTCAGAATTTACCCTGCTGCCGACGAAATTACGTCCGTAATAATCGTACGGTGGCGCAGAATGTAAACAGGAAACTGGATGAAATGGATGCAAAAAAAGCCATGAAGCAGAGGCAACGACGCGGTTACCAAGTGATCCATCGAGAATCGGGTGACGATGCCCAGTCTGCGTATAAGGATCGAGGCGAAAGGATAATCAACGTAGGAAATATCCTGAGCACACAGTTAACGTTGCTCAGCATGCTCCTTTTTAATGATGATGAAGAAGAGCAAGATCAGCCGGAACCCCAGGATTTTGAAACGGATGTAGAGGGAGGAAAAACCACCGaaccacaaaaaaataagACCGATAATGAAGCAGAAGCctga